CACACCATGCCCGACTACAACTATCACTTCGACCGTGACGATATAGAGGCGGCCCTGGCCTGCGTGGATGAGTACGGTTTCTGCGTCATCCGGCAGCTGATCGATCAGGACATGGTCGCCGCGTTGAAGGACTCCATCAATCGGCACCTGGACCCGGAGGGCGACCTGGCCCCGGCGTCCAACCGGTACCACATGTCCTTCGCCGAGGACAGCGAGCCCGTCTGGGACCTGGTGGACAACCCGGCCTACATGCGATTCATACGCACCGTGCACGGTACAACCGACCTCTGCCTGCATCGCTCCGCGGCCATCCTGCGCACGCCGGGCGAGGGCATGGGCCGCTGGCACCAGGATCACCGGGGACACATCGATAAACCGCAGCGCGCCAATGACGTCCTCAACCGCTATCCCATCCCCAGCGGCTGCTGGTTCTATCTCAACGGAAGCCATCCCGATCGAAGCGGTATCGCGGTCATCGAGAAGTCCAACCATCTCGAATGGGATGGCCCCGAAGGGTTCGTCATGGGACCGGAACGGAGCGGTCTGTACCCGGAGGGCGGTACGCCCGACACGCCCTACGACCCCATGTCCGTACCCGGCTGCGTCCCGGTCCTCGCCGACCCCGGCGACCTGATCTGCTTCGCCGCGCTCACCTGGCACGCCAACATGGCCACCCATGAGCGCCGCTATTCCTGTGGCATCGGTTTCCGCCCGAAAACGTGGCGCATCGACGCGCCGTGGCCCCTTCCCGCTTCCGCCGCCGCCCTCGCCGAACGGCTTCCCGATCACCTCAAGCAATTCACCGACGGTTATACGGGATTCGACGGGGAGTGGAGGGCGGAGTGATGTGGCCCGGCTACAAGAAGCCCATGTGAATCATGAGTTCCCATCCGCCAACTCCGAAAAACCTTCCCGAACCCGTCCTCGCTCGCCTGAGGGGTTATAAATCCGACGGCCGCAATCTGAAGACCGAATCCTGCTCCGACGTATTCCTCTACACGCATCCTCTGAAACCCGGATTGGTCCTGAAGTCGCGAGACGTCCGATTGAGGCCGCAGGAACCGGACCTGCTGGCGGAGACTATAGCTCTGACGTGGTTGCAGGACAAACTTCCCGTGCCCGAATACCGGTGTTTTCACGTGGAAGGCGATATGCAGTACCTGCTCATGACGCAGATGGAAGGCGTATCGGGGATACATCCGGAAGCGACCGGCGATCCAGCGCGCCTCGTGGAGGAGTTCGCACGGGGCCTGCGCAATGTACACGCGCTGGACATCGGATCCTGTCCCATGGATTGGCGCATGTCGCGGTTCTTTCAGTGGGCGGAAGGGTTGATCGAAAGCGGTGCGCTGGACGACCAATTAAAGGAAGGCGAGCACCGAACCATTCTTCTCGACAAACTGTCTGATATAAAGGAGGCCGTTCCGGAAGAGGAAGACCTGGTCTTCACGCACGGCGATTACTGCCTGCCCAACGTCCTGTTCACGGACGGCAAGCTGACCGGATTCATAGACCTTGGTTTCGCGGGTGTCGGCGACCGGTACCTGGATTTCGTGTCCGCGAGCTGGACGATACAGAGAAATCTGGGCGAAGAGTGGATCTCCCCGTTTTTCCACGCATATGGTCTCGAGCATCCCGACCGAGAGAAATTGGGGACCTGGCAGAGCGTGTTCGAATTTGTTTTTAAATAGAAACAGGCACGCGAGCGACACTCCGACGGATTCGCAGAAACCGGTCCCCACCACGGAGTCAGTATTGAACCGCAAT
This genomic window from Gemmatimonadota bacterium contains:
- a CDS encoding phytanoyl-CoA dioxygenase family protein, giving the protein MPDYNYHFDRDDIEAALACVDEYGFCVIRQLIDQDMVAALKDSINRHLDPEGDLAPASNRYHMSFAEDSEPVWDLVDNPAYMRFIRTVHGTTDLCLHRSAAILRTPGEGMGRWHQDHRGHIDKPQRANDVLNRYPIPSGCWFYLNGSHPDRSGIAVIEKSNHLEWDGPEGFVMGPERSGLYPEGGTPDTPYDPMSVPGCVPVLADPGDLICFAALTWHANMATHERRYSCGIGFRPKTWRIDAPWPLPASAAALAERLPDHLKQFTDGYTGFDGEWRAE
- a CDS encoding aminoglycoside 3'-phosphotransferase; translated protein: MSSHPPTPKNLPEPVLARLRGYKSDGRNLKTESCSDVFLYTHPLKPGLVLKSRDVRLRPQEPDLLAETIALTWLQDKLPVPEYRCFHVEGDMQYLLMTQMEGVSGIHPEATGDPARLVEEFARGLRNVHALDIGSCPMDWRMSRFFQWAEGLIESGALDDQLKEGEHRTILLDKLSDIKEAVPEEEDLVFTHGDYCLPNVLFTDGKLTGFIDLGFAGVGDRYLDFVSASWTIQRNLGEEWISPFFHAYGLEHPDREKLGTWQSVFEFVFK